Proteins found in one Homalodisca vitripennis isolate AUS2020 chromosome 4, UT_GWSS_2.1, whole genome shotgun sequence genomic segment:
- the LOC124361506 gene encoding uncharacterized protein LOC124361506 — protein MVLYDIPEGSTEAEEAIKSWEDHPACIQANIDPNHVRPRCSCIPQQPFSYKKVLRQLFGGGTTDNSETTLGDRDEFVQDKGADNYAAELKNTLISFTQEFEELNKKYEEMLADQNTPKEDLEHTEILLKNKEEEIKEILTRFNEVKEITDRNHLEGNKTRGGFYNLESYKSTTSVRLAQTLRRVQIFKESLKRRPSGAYPTKNVLVQSSY, from the exons ATGGTTTTGTACGACATCCCTGAGGGAAGTACTGAAGCAGAAGAAGCTATCAAGTCATGGGAAGATCATCCGGCGTGTATACAAGCTAACATAGACCCTAATCACGTTCGTCCTCGATGCTCATGTATACCTCAACAACCATTTAGTTACAAGAAGGTACTTCGTCAGTTGTTCGGAGGAGGAACTACAGATAACAGCGAGACCACTCTGGGAGACAGGGATGAATTTGTGCAAGACAAGGGTGCTGATAATTATGCTGCAGAGTTAAAGAATACATTGATAAGTTTCACACAGGAATTTGAGGAGTTGAACAA AAAATACGAAGAGATGCTTGCAGATCAAAACACACCAAAAGAAGATTTGGAACATACTGAAATTTTGCTAAAGAACAAGGAAGAGGAAATAAAAGAGATATTAACAAGATTTAATGAG GTGAAAGAAATCACTGATAGGAATCACTTGGAGGGAAACAAAACGAGGGGTGGATTCTATAACTTGGAGTCGTACAAGAGCACTACATCAGTTCGGCTGGCTCAAACTCTACGTAGGGTGCAAATATTCAAAGAATCATTAAAAAGAAGACCTAGTGGTGCCTATCCAACAAAAAATGTTCTTGTACAAAGTTCATATTGA